Sequence from the Hemibagrus wyckioides isolate EC202008001 linkage group LG28, SWU_Hwy_1.0, whole genome shotgun sequence genome:
TCTTTGGAGTGTTTTATTGAGCAAATCGGTGGGTTGAACAACTTTCTAGCTTGTGTTTTGACAGGCAGAATTCAGCAGCAGGCTTTAAAACAGCGTGAAGACTCGGGAGTTTTGTTTACCTGGAGAGTAgcttgggattttttttaaatagcagtgGTAATAACATATACGTGTAGTTATATTAAAGCATGGaattctcctctcttctttaatgctgaacattggcttactttatataaaaaaaactcattttcatttgaatttatttCAAGTCTTGCTccttttttcctccacagaatGTCTTTAGGTTGTCTCAGGCTGGCTGTGAGCCGTGCAGTGAGAGCCTCGTGTTCCTCCACAATCCCAGTGACGCTCCTCCTCCTGTATAAACCCCAGTACAGCAGAACCACATGGAGTTACCTGGGTATAAAGCTCCAGCAGTGGACGTTGTTCTCCACCGTAGCAGGTGACGATGGAGACGCTACCGACACTAACGAACCACCGgaagggaagaagaagaagaaaaaacaggacCCAAAAGCTCGAATAACTATCAGTAGTGTGGGCAGGAAGATCCACCAGCGGCACCTGCTCCTGCTGGATGAGGAGGGCGAGAGCCTGGGGACCGTGCACCGGGCCGACGCCCTGAGGCTCATGGATGAAAAAGGGCTGAAGCTCGTGCCTGTGAACGAGAAGGCAGAGCCACCAGTGTACCGGCTCATGAGCGGGAAACAGATTCACGAGGAGCAGATGAAACTGCGGGAGAAACAGAAAACCAAGGCGACAGGTGAGTGTTGAGATCGGGGAGATCATTTTCATAATGACGCTcgaaaaatatatttaagacATCCAGTGACAGTTTAGATAGATTTCAGTATAAAATGTGATGTCCTTGAATCTGAAAGGCAGAGAGAACATGTCTTCTTCAAGTGGGTGGAGACCAGCATGCAGGAGGGACTTATACTGCAAATGGGTGGGGTTAGGTTCGTGTCTTTGTGTCTTTGGAGCTGGCTCCAGGCTGTAGATACATGTCTCCCATCTGTCTTCACTGACACATCTACAGGCCACTCTTCCTTCACTGGGACACACACAATGACCACAGCTCCTTTAGTAATACAGCCAGGCACTGAGAAGTGTGGTGAGACAGTGAGCTTCATCATGCGAGTGTGTTTCCTCCCGCAGGTGTCGTCCAGGTGAAGGACCTGACTCTGTCCTCTGATATCGCGCTACACGACCTGGACACAAAACTGAAACAAGTCACGAGCTGGCTGGAGAAAAAGCACCACGTGAGACTGATGCTGAAGCCGAGACGAGACCAGAGTGACCAGGCGCTGgtaatctcacacactgacctccTTATTACAGCTTTATCCATGCAATCTAACACACTGACCGTTATTACTAACAGCTAATCATGGGGCTATTATTAATCTGTACATCAAAATGACAGAAGAACCTACCAGACTTGGTAACAAAGGTTTAAGCCTTTTAATAAATAGAACTCACTTACTGGCTGAAttattaaataagaataaagtattttatttgtGAATCACTTTATTATAAACTGTTGAGGCAGTTACAGTTTAATACTGCATCAGTATGGAGTTTCCAGATTCGTTATTATTAGTTGTCTGTCCTTAAACTAGGGTATAAATAAACACGATCATAAAGCTTAAAGCAGAAAAGTAAAAAGTCTGTATGTGTAACCAGCTAGCTACAGGTAAAGGtgtacagcaataaaaaaaaaatccatgatgTGAAAGTGTGAAGTCAGTAAAGACACTCGTGGGATCTTCTCTCTTCACGGTCACAGGACTCGATCCTGGACGAGATGGTAGGGAGAATACCGGCTCCGCTCGGCTTCGTCAACAAACCCAAACTCATCCGCGAGGGTCGAGCGGCCAGCTGCGTCCTGCGTCCTCCATCTGCTAAAGAGCTGCAGGCGCAGGGGACGCGCCCCGCAGCACACACTTCCTCAGACTCCCCCAAAGCAAACCCTGAGAAACAGGAATCTCCACCCGAGCTGGACAGAGACTCTCAGCAGCAGTGATTTGATGAGGATGAagtgtttctctcacacacactcaggtggaGTCAATGATCACAACCAAAACGGTCCATTTAAAAACTTTAGCGAGATCAGGAAGGAAGCTGAAGGGACTCCGATCCTGACCAACCTCCTGACTTACCTGTTCTTGGGGAACACATTTTCACGGTCAATCGTTTTTCCAGACATTTTCCAGGCACACTGCTATAGCAGCTGACCGTTTGCCCGACTCTGGGGTAGATGAAGTTATGAGTAAATAATTGAATGCAAAGCTCTGTTGGTGTGGtggttattttctttttaaataagaaaaaaaattggtaAAGATGTTGCGTAATTTTACTTTATTGGAATCTGACTGGACGACATACACAGAGATCTGGTCAGTTATCAGATGGTCAGATCTTACCGACATGAACAGAAACAGTTACTGATCTGAAATTTTAATTGGCTGGTCATGACGATAAAGAGATTGgctgaattctgattggctggtttCTACAACATTATGAAATTCCCTGATTTCTGACTGACAATCAGCTGGACTCTCAAACAGAAGAGGTTCTAATACAAGAATAACGGAACTCTCAGACATCCCCGGCTCTGATCGGACCGTTTCAGATCCATCAGACACGACCGGGTTTGTTAGGTCATCTTTAACAGGTCCTGATGAGATTGCCGTCTGATTGTGGTCCGATTTGGACATATCTGATTGGCCGGTCACAGGGTTAGGAGATTCACTGAGGTCTGAGGTTTCTGAGCTGGGTTTTTTCGGCACTTTGTAGCCACTCAGACGAGACGCAAGCGATCGTGTTGGACGGGGTTTCttctgaaaaagagaaaaaaaaaataagcaaccGATCACTACAGATTTGTCTgcagtgggtgtggcctctgagctTTTGTTAAACTAAACTTGTAGTGTTCTGTGTAAACGGCACACAAGAAATCTAGAAGAATCTGTTATTTAATAATGCTAAAAACCCAAATGATGAAACTCTGCTCTTCAGTGTATAGTACTGCCTTACTGAGGCAGAATTTCAGTTCAAATGATTTATCATATGAAATGTCAATTTCCAGGGGaaaatatttaatcagttattaCCTGTTTCTTTCTCTCGGGGTCATGAACCACTGAGTGACGCTGTAAACTTTGCTgcgtgggaaaaaaaaaattattaaaaaaatatatatatatacatataacattAACGTTACTTCTTTACCAAAAAGCACAACAATAAATGAAACTTGCATCTGTTTTTAAAGACTTGCAGTGCCGTGGGGTTTTACTGCGttttaactgtaaataaaaataaacagatagtTTAGCACTAACTTTGTGAGCGAACAAAACAACAATGTAAACAGATAAAAGATTTCAATTCTAATCTTTTAATTAGAAACGAGctgcatctaaaaaaaaaaaaaaatcacttttaataatagaatattttactggaagcattaagattttatgtctaaataattttttcattaatttcattttacattttcccAATTatatttttgtcctttttatgaaacaaatacaaaaactaTATTAGATTAATTGTccattaatcattaattaaataacggttatataaataattttttctgAAGGAGGGaacatgatttattttgtgaaataagcattatttattagtagtagtattagtattaatagACAGAAGGAAAACTGAGTATGATGAAGACTAATAAATCAGGTCACCTTCATGGAGAAGGTTTTCGAGCAGCCGGGGTGTGTGCAGCTGAAGGCTCGCTCCTGCTGGTGGAAGGACAGGATGTGGCTCTGCAGGTTGAAGGCAGTGGTGTAGGAGCGACGACAGCCGTCTCTCGGACACAGGAACACCAGCCGGGATTCGGAGTGAACGTGCTGGTGCTGCTTCAGGAACCACCGATCTCTGAACATCTTCTTACACTCGTCACACTGCAccctcactgcacacacaacacacacagtttaatcaTATTTACAGAATAAATCCTTGTATTTTTGGAGGTTTTGCTGTTTATTTGACCTTTATGCTCTTTCCTGTGCTTGGTGAGTTCAGTCCAGTTCTTCGCCAGGAAC
This genomic interval carries:
- the gtf3aa gene encoding general transcription factor IIIAa isoform X1 — its product is MRDINKTPSGMFICSFPDCQKSYDKEWKLDAHLCKHTGVKPFGCEYAGCSKSFCTKSHLARHELTHTGEKPFSCLEHGCTQSFTTNFNLRKHISRKHKQEAKLYTCPFEGCGRSFKKNNLLKSHESTHTHQLPYQCTYEGCDRRFLNPSKRKRHEKVHKGYTCTDCSFLAKNWTELTKHRKEHKVRVQCDECKKMFRDRWFLKQHQHVHSESRLVFLCPRDGCRRSYTTAFNLQSHILSFHQQERAFSCTHPGCSKTFSMKLKRSKTPRHCKSLKTDQSLQRHSVVHDPERKKQKKPRPTRSLASRLSGYKVPKKPSSETSDLSESPNPVTGQSDMSKSDHNQTAISSGPVKDDLTNPVVSDGSETVRSEPGMSESSVILVLEPLLFESPADCQSEIREFHNVVETSQSEFSQSLYRHDQPIKISDQ
- the gtf3aa gene encoding general transcription factor IIIAa isoform X2 encodes the protein MRDINKTPSGMFICSFPDCQKSYDKEWKLDAHLCKHTGVKPFGCEYAGCSKSFCTKSHLARHELTHTGEKPFSCLEHGCTQSFTTNFNLRKHISRKHKQEAKLYTCPFEGCGRSFKKNNLLKSHESTHTHQLPYQCTYEGCDRRFLNPSKRKRHEKVHKGYTCTDCSFLAKNWTELTKHRKEHKVRVQCDECKKMFRDRWFLKQHQHVHSESRLVFLCPRDGCRRSYTTAFNLQSHILSFHQQERAFSCTHPGCSKTFSMKQSLQRHSVVHDPERKKQKKPRPTRSLASRLSGYKVPKKPSSETSDLSESPNPVTGQSDMSKSDHNQTAISSGPVKDDLTNPVVSDGSETVRSEPGMSESSVILVLEPLLFESPADCQSEIREFHNVVETSQSEFSQSLYRHDQPIKISDQ
- the mtif3 gene encoding translation initiation factor IF-3, mitochondrial, which translates into the protein MSLGCLRLAVSRAVRASCSSTIPVTLLLLYKPQYSRTTWSYLGIKLQQWTLFSTVAGDDGDATDTNEPPEGKKKKKKQDPKARITISSVGRKIHQRHLLLLDEEGESLGTVHRADALRLMDEKGLKLVPVNEKAEPPVYRLMSGKQIHEEQMKLREKQKTKATGVVQVKDLTLSSDIALHDLDTKLKQVTSWLEKKHHVRLMLKPRRDQSDQALDSILDEMVGRIPAPLGFVNKPKLIREGRAASCVLRPPSAKELQAQGTRPAAHTSSDSPKANPEKQESPPELDRDSQQQ